In Streptomyces capitiformicae, one genomic interval encodes:
- a CDS encoding PP2C family protein-serine/threonine phosphatase yields the protein MRMRTRMRTRMRLPMPMPRVRREPDLVELVERQQLLRVRGRSIAWLPPLVVLCAVPLLDWATGGDFRVISWLVLVPGIAAAVCQVWTTGVFAGLAMFLYVLGDDSRTGLPDFILVALGGLLSVLACTVRLRGQERMLHMRAVVETTRRILLRRLPPDVGGLDHAEVYLAADSQARVGGDFYDIQPSPHGTRVVIGDVQGKGITAVEAASVLLGTFREAAYHEPGAEVVAERLETRMVRHLRYCAHIGRDDAERFATAVLLDFPELRSERTDWGPDLTGPDTVTVGVINFGHEPPLLVSPDGVRLLPLRDGLPLGLSELDPRPHPSSTVRLAPDETLLLVTDGVTEARDGGGAFFPLREYVAGALAADPRATEPDTLVRLVHEGVLAHTGGHLDDDTTIFAVRRAGRAH from the coding sequence ATGCGGATGCGGACGCGGATGCGGACGCGGATGCGGTTGCCGATGCCGATGCCGCGTGTGCGCCGGGAGCCGGACCTCGTCGAGCTCGTCGAGCGGCAGCAGCTGCTGCGGGTCCGCGGGCGCAGCATCGCCTGGCTTCCGCCGCTGGTGGTGCTCTGCGCCGTACCGCTGCTCGACTGGGCGACCGGCGGCGACTTCCGGGTCATCTCGTGGCTGGTGCTCGTGCCGGGCATCGCCGCGGCCGTCTGCCAGGTGTGGACGACGGGGGTGTTCGCCGGGCTCGCGATGTTCCTGTACGTCCTCGGCGACGACTCCCGCACCGGACTGCCCGACTTCATCCTCGTCGCCCTGGGCGGGCTGCTGTCCGTGCTGGCCTGCACGGTACGGCTGCGGGGGCAGGAGCGGATGCTGCACATGCGGGCCGTCGTCGAGACCACCCGCCGTATCCTGCTGCGCCGGCTGCCCCCGGACGTCGGCGGCCTCGACCACGCCGAGGTGTACCTCGCCGCCGACAGCCAGGCCCGCGTCGGCGGCGACTTCTACGACATCCAGCCGAGCCCGCACGGCACGCGCGTCGTCATCGGCGATGTCCAGGGCAAGGGGATCACGGCGGTGGAGGCGGCGTCCGTACTGCTCGGCACATTCCGTGAGGCGGCGTACCACGAGCCCGGAGCGGAGGTCGTGGCCGAGCGGCTGGAGACCCGGATGGTGCGGCATCTGCGCTACTGCGCGCACATCGGCCGCGACGACGCCGAGCGCTTCGCGACCGCCGTCCTCCTCGACTTCCCCGAGCTGCGCAGCGAGCGCACCGACTGGGGGCCGGACCTCACCGGCCCCGACACGGTCACCGTGGGCGTCATCAACTTCGGCCACGAACCCCCGCTCCTGGTCTCCCCCGACGGCGTACGCCTGCTCCCCCTGCGCGACGGACTCCCGCTGGGGCTCAGCGAGTTGGACCCGCGGCCGCACCCCTCGTCCACCGTCCGGCTCGCTCCCGACGAGACCCTCCTCCTCGTCACCGACGGCGTGACCGAGGCCCGCGACGGCGGCGGCGCGTTCTTCCCGCTCCGCGAGTACGTCGCCGGAGCGCTCGCCGCCGACCCGCGCGCCACCGAACCCGACACCCTGGTCCGCCTCGTCCACGAGGGCGTTCTCGCCCACACCGGGGGCCACCTGGACGACGACACGACGATCTTCGCCGTACGCCGTGCGGGTCGGGCCCACTGA
- a CDS encoding sensor histidine kinase — translation MSGFTGLGGNIRAAGFLATAAPHEQAHAPRLPGPPVEQPIRPDRACGRTVGFWLISTLATLGAVAAVSAHTLAHHLTARTDEQIARFSRLARDPATPPPSASTLDKNCLVLVLDAEGRVVERYRGSADLPAFPSLTPARLKAYATRARPSAFGDSYRAQVAHLRQTKDTGGRYVVTARTTTADRRAVERLLQVESVAALPLLGSVLFGARCLGRREVRERRESERRLREFMASAGHELRNPLTTISGYAELARVGDPAYEPMRQEALGRIATEVGRMSTLIDELVLLTRLDLGQPLQLTCVDLAQLCRDAASAARDCHPDHPVRLLLAPGDHTVTGDPLRLHQLVANLLNNARVHTPPGTTTTLGLGTEDGYRVIEVMDNGPGIPRELSARLFEPFVRGEETKAAGSGLGLSIVAAIATAHGGTVALEPSHQGAWFRVLLPAPA, via the coding sequence ATGAGTGGGTTCACCGGGCTGGGCGGGAACATCAGGGCCGCCGGATTTCTCGCGACGGCCGCGCCACACGAGCAGGCCCACGCCCCCCGCCTCCCCGGCCCACCCGTGGAACAGCCCATCCGCCCCGACCGAGCGTGCGGGCGCACCGTCGGCTTCTGGCTGATCTCCACCCTCGCCACCCTCGGCGCGGTGGCCGCCGTGTCCGCCCACACACTCGCCCACCACCTCACCGCCCGCACCGACGAACAGATCGCGAGGTTCAGCCGCCTCGCCCGCGACCCCGCCACCCCGCCCCCGTCGGCGTCGACCCTGGACAAGAACTGCCTCGTACTCGTCCTCGACGCCGAGGGCCGGGTCGTCGAGCGCTACCGGGGCTCCGCCGACCTGCCCGCCTTCCCTAGCCTCACCCCGGCACGGCTGAAGGCGTACGCCACCCGCGCCCGCCCCTCCGCGTTCGGCGACAGCTACCGCGCCCAGGTGGCCCACCTCCGCCAAACCAAAGACACCGGTGGCCGCTACGTCGTCACCGCCCGGACCACCACCGCCGACCGACGAGCCGTCGAGCGGCTCCTCCAGGTCGAGAGCGTCGCCGCACTGCCCCTGCTCGGCAGCGTCCTGTTCGGCGCCCGGTGCCTCGGCCGCCGGGAGGTCAGGGAGCGCCGGGAGAGCGAGCGGCGGCTGCGCGAGTTCATGGCCTCCGCCGGACACGAGCTGCGCAACCCGCTGACCACGATCTCCGGGTACGCCGAACTCGCCCGCGTCGGCGACCCCGCGTACGAGCCCATGCGGCAGGAGGCACTCGGCCGGATCGCCACCGAGGTCGGCCGGATGAGCACCCTCATCGACGAACTCGTCCTGCTGACCCGCCTCGACCTCGGCCAGCCCCTGCAACTGACCTGCGTGGACCTGGCCCAGCTGTGCCGCGACGCCGCCTCCGCCGCCCGCGACTGCCACCCCGACCATCCCGTACGGCTGCTCCTCGCCCCCGGCGACCACACCGTCACCGGCGACCCGCTACGGCTCCACCAACTCGTCGCCAACCTGCTGAACAACGCCCGCGTCCACACCCCGCCCGGTACGACGACCACGCTCGGCCTCGGTACGGAGGACGGCTACCGCGTCATCGAGGTCATGGACAACGGCCCAGGCATCCCCCGCGAACTCAGCGCCCGTCTCTTCGAGCCCTTCGTGCGCGGGGAGGAGACGAAGGCCGCCGGCAGCGGACTCGGCCTCAGCATCGTCGCGGCCATCGCGACGGCCCACGGCGGCACCGTCGCCCTCGAACCGTCCCACCAGGGCGCGTGGTTCAGAGTGCTGCTCCCGGCCCCGGCGTGA